CTCGACCACCTTGAAGTTCTCCGCGCTGCCGACGCCGCGGCCCCCGGACACCACGACGGTGGCCTCGGTGAGTTCCGGACGGTCACCGGCGACCGCGGGCTCGCGGGAGGTGACCTTGGTCGCGTTCTCGGCGGGTGCCGGGACCTCGACGGTGACCTGTTCACCCGCGCCGGCTGCCGGCTCCGCGTCGACCGCGCCGGCCCGCACGGTGATCACCGGGGTGTCGCCGTTGGCCTGCGCCTCGACGGTGAACGCGCCACCGAAGATGGAGTGGACGGCCTTGTTGCCTTCCTTGACCTCGACCACGTCGACCAGCAGCCCAGAACCGATGCGGGCGGCGAGCCGGCCGGCGATCTCCTTGCCGTCCGCACTGGCGGCCAGCAAAACCGCTGCCGGAGAAGCGGATTCGACCAGCGAGGCCAGCACGTCGACGACCGGGGTGATGAGGTATTTGTCGACGTCGTCGGATTCGGCGATGTAGATCTTGGCGGCGCCGGCCTCCTTGAGCGCGTCGGTCAGCGGCGCGGCCGTGCCCGGGGCGCCGACCACGACGGCGGACGGCTCGCCCAGTTTGCGGGCGGCGGTGAGCAACTCGGCGGTGACCTTCTTCACCGCGCCTTCAGCGTGCTCGACGAGCACCAGTACTTCAGCCATGGGTTATTTCGCTCTTCTCGTGTATGGGGGTAAGCGTCAGATGATCTTTTGGGCCACCAGGTATTTGGCGATCTCGTTGCCGCCATCACCTTCATCGGTGACCTTCTCACCCGCGGTCTTCGGCGGCTTCGGGGTCGAAGACAGCACGGACGATCCGGCGTTGGCCAAACCGACCTCGTCGGCCTCGACACCGATGTCGGCCAGGCTGAGCACCGTGACCTCTTTCTTCTTGGCGGCCATGATGCCCTTGAAGGAGGGGAAGCGCGGCTCGTTGATCTTCTCGGTGACGCTGACGACCGCGGGCAGCGCGGCCTCCAGGGTGAACACACCGTCGTCGGTCTCGCGTTCGCCGGTGACCTTGTCGCCTTCGATGGACAGCTTGCGCAGGTGGGTCAGCTGCGGCAGGCCCAGGTATTCGGCGATGATGGCCGGGACCGCACCCCCGGTGCCGTCGGTGGCCTCGTTGCCGGCGATGACCAGCTCAGTGCCCTCGATGGTGCCCAACGCACGGGCCAGCGCCCACGCGGTCTGGATCACGTCGGAGCCGTGCAGGCCGTCGTCCTTGACGTGAACCGCTTTGTCGGCTCCCATCGACAGGGCCTTGCGGATGGCCTCGGTCGCGCGCTCGGGGCCCGCGGTCAGCACGGTCACGGTGCCTTCGCCGCCTTCCCGCTCGCGGATCTGCAGGGCCTCCTCGACCGCGCGTTCGTTGATCTCGTCCAGGACCGCGTCGGCGGCCTCCCGGTCAAGCGTCCAGTCTCCGTCCGTCAGCTTGCGCTCCGACCAGGTGTCTGGGACCTGCTTGATCAGGACCACGATGTTCGTCATGAGTGTGGTTCGTCCTCCTTGAAGGAGCCTCGCAGCGGCGAGCCACGAGACGTTCAGTACGCGTTCTGCCACGCACGATTGTGTTACTTCTCGGTAACTTTGTGCGACCTGCCCTCACACCATAGCGGGTCGTACTGCAGGTTCTTGCGGGCCGCCTGTTCCCGCGACCGGGATCTACCCCGCTGGACGGTTCGCGAATCCGACACTTCGCGTTAGCCTCCCTATGCAATGAGCGCATTCGTCCCCGACGCCCCCCACGCCTGCCCTGGCGGCACCTCACCGGCGGTCTCTGCAGCGCCGCCGGCGGTGTTGACGCTGACCGGGGAGCGAACTATCCCCGACCTGGACATCGAGAACTACTGGTTCCGTCGCCATCAAGTGGTGTATCAGCGGCTGGCAACGCACTGTGTGGGCCGCGACGTGCTCGAGGCCGGGTGTGGCGAAGGTTACGGAGCGGATTTGATCGCCGAGTCGGCCCGGCGGGTGGTCGCGGTGGATTACGACGAGGCGGCGGTGGCCCATGTGCGCGCCCGCTATCCGCGGGTGGAGGTGTTGCATGCGAACCTGGCCGAGCTGCCGCTGCCCGACGCGTCGATGGACGTGGTGGTGAATTTTCAGGTCATCGAACACCTGTGGGACCAGCCACAATTCGTCAAGGAATGCGCGCGGGTGCTGCGCCCGTCGGGGCTGCTGATGATGTCCACACCAAATCGCATCACCTTCTCCCCCGGCCGCGACACTCCGATCAACCCGTTTCACACCCGGGAATTGAACGCCGACGAGCTCACCGAGCTACTGGTCGACGCCGGCTTTTCCGACGTGTCGGTCAGCGGCCTGTTCCACGGCGCACGGCTGCGGGAGATGGATGCCCGGCATGGCGGGTCGATCATCGACGCGCAAATCGCCCGCGCCGTTGCCGACGCGCCCTGGCCGCCGGGGTTGGCGGCCGATGTCGCCGCGGTCACCACCGACGACTTCGACCTGCTCCGCGCCTCCGACCGGAACATCGACGAGAGCCTGGACTTGGTCGCAATCGCGGTGCGTCCGTGACCACCCCCGCGGCGCCGGTGCCCGGCATGTTCACGCTGGTGCTGCACACCCACCTGCCGTGGCTGGCCCACCACGGCCGCTGGCCGGTCGGGGAGGAATGGCTCTATCAATCGTGGGCGGCGGCCTATCTGCCGTTGTTGCGGGTGCTGCGCACGCTGGCCGACGAGGATCGCCGCGGGCTGCTCACCCTGGGCGTCACCCCGGTGGTCAATGCCCAGCTCGACGACCCGTATTGCCTGGACGGCATGCATCATTGGCTGGCCAACTGGCGGCTGCGCGCGGCGGAGGCCGCCAGCGTGCGGTCGATCCCCAAATCGAAGTCGGCCGGCTATCTTTCCTGCACGCCGGAAGCGTTGCGGGCGTTCGGAAGTCGCGAATGCGCCGAGGCCGACCGGGCACTGGACGACTTCGCCACGCTGTGGCGGCACGGCGGCAGCCCGTTGCTGCGCAGCCTGGTCGACGCCGGCACGGTCGAGTTGCTCGGCGGTCCGCTGGCCCACCCGTTCCAGCCGCTGCTCAATCCGCGGCTGCGCGAGTTCGCGCTGCGTGAGGGCCTGGCCGACGCCCGGCAGCGGCTGGCCCACACCCCGCGCGGCATCTGGGCCCCCGAGTGCGCCTACGCGCCCGGCCTGGAACACGACTACGCCGCCGCGGGCGTCACGCACTTCATGGTCGACGGCCCGTCGCTGCACGGCGACACCGCGCTGGGCCGGCCCGTCGGCGACAGCGATGTGGTGGCATTCGGACGCGACCTGCAGGTCAGCTACCGGGTGTGGTCGCCGAAATCGGGCTATCCGGGGCACGCCGCCTACCGCGACTTCCACACCTACGACCACCTGACCGGGCTCAAGCCGGCACGGGTCACCGGGCGCAACGTGTCGTCGCACGACAAGGCGCCCTATCACCCGCAGCGCGCCGACCACGCCGTCGACACCCATGTCGCCGACTTCATCGACGTGGTGCGCAACCGGCTGCACAGCGAATCCGAGCGCATCGGCCGGCCGGCCCACGTAATCGCGGCTTTCGACACCGAGCTATTCGGCCACTGGTGGTACGAAGGGCCGACGTGGCTAGCTCGCGTACTGCGTGCGCTGCCTGCCGCCGGCGTTCGGGTGGGCACCCTGAGTGAGGCGCTGGCCGGCGGCTTCGTCGGCCCGTCGGTGGCGCTGCCGCCGAGTTCGTGGGGTTCGGGCAAGGACTGGCAGGTATGGGCGGGCGAACAGGTCGCCGACTTGGTGCAGCTCAACACCGAGGTGGTGGACACCGCGCTGAGCACCGTGGACAAGGCGCTGGCGCAGACCTCGGCGGCACTGGACGGGCCGACCCCCCGCGACCGGGTGGCCGACCAGATCCTGCGCGAGACGCTGCTGACCGTGTCCAGCGACTGGCCGTTCATGGTCAGCAAGGACTCGGCCGCGGACTACGCCCGCTACCGCGCCCACCTGCACGCCCATGCCACCCGCGAGATCGCCGCGGCGCTGGCCTCGGGCCGACGCGACACCGCGCAGCGGCTGGCCGACGGCTGGAACCGCGCCGACGGCCTTTTCGGCGCGCTGGATGCCCGGAGGCTGCCGCGATGAGAATTCTGATGGTGTCGTGGGAGTACCCGCCGGTGGTGATCGGCGGGCTGGGTCGCCACGTGCATCACCTGTCGACGGCGCTGGCGGCGGCGGGGCACGACGTGGTGGTGCTGTCGCGGCGCCCAGCTGGCACCGATCCGAGCACGCACCCGTCATCCGACGAGGTCCGCGAGGGCGTCCGGGTGATCGCGGCCGCGCAGGATCCGCACGAATTCGGTTTCGGCACCGACATGATGGCGTGGACACTGGCGATGGGCCACGCCATGATCCGCGCCGGACTCAACCTGAAGAAACCGGGCAGCGGGCGGCCCTGGCGGCCCGATGTGGTGCACGCACACGATTGGCTGGTCGCCCACCCCGCTATCGCGTTGGCCCAATTCTACGACGTACCAATGGTTTCCACGATTCATGCGACCGAGGCGGGTCGGCATTCCGGCTGGGTCTCCGGGGCGATCAGCCGACAGGTGCATGCGGTCGAGTCGTGGCTGGTGCGCGAATCCGATTCGCTGATCACATGTTCGGCGTCGATGACCGACGAGATCACCGAGCTGTTCGGCCCGGGGCTGGCCGAGACGACGGTCATTCGCAACGGTATTGATGCCGCGCGCTGGCCCTTCGCGCCACGGCGTCCGCGCACCGGTCCGGCCGAACTGCTGTATGTCGGCCGACTCGAGTACGAGAAGGGCGTGCACGATCTGATCGCCGCGCTGCCGCGGATCAGGCGCACCAATCCCGGCACCACGCTGACCATCGCCGGGGATGGAACCCAGCAGGACTGGCTCGTCGGGCAGGCCCGTAAATACCGAGTTCTCAAGGCAACTCGCTTCGTCGGGCACCTGCACCATGACGAATTGTTGACCGCGCTGCATCGGGCCGACGCCGCTGTCTTCCCCAGCCACTACGAACCGTTCGGGCTCGTCGCGTTGGAGGCCGCTGCGGCCGGCACCCCGCTGGTGACCTCCAACATCGGTGGCCTGGGCGAGGCGGTGATCAGCGGCCAGACCGGTGTGTCGTGCCCGCCCCGCGACGTGGCGGCCCTGGCAGCGGCGGTGCGCACCGTGCTCGACGACCCGGCCGCCGCGCAGCGGCGCGCCCGTGCTGCCCGCGAACGGCTCACCTCCGACTTTGACTGGGACACGGTGGCCGGCCAGACCGCACAGGTGTACCTGGCGGCCAAACGCGGCGAGCGTCAGCAACTTCCCCGCCTGCCCATCGTTGAGCACGCGCTGCCCGACCGCTGAGCAACAAGCGCCCAGGCATGCTCTGAGCGCCAGCGGGTATCCCTGTTGCCACGATGGGACTGGAATTCTGCAGCGTGATCGACGCGCCGCGCGACACCGTGTTCGCCTGGTATCGACGACCGGGTGCGTTCGAGCGTCTCTCGCCGCCGTGGGCACCCATCCGGCTGATCGCCGAGGCTTCTTCACTCGAAGACGGGCGGGCCGTGTTGGCGCTGCCGGGCGGCTTGCGCTGGGTGGCCCAGCACCGGCCCGACGGCTACGACCCGCCGCGCCAATTCGTAGACTGCATCGGCGGTGACGGGCTGGCGTCGCTGCCGGCACGGGTCGCGATCCGGTGGCAGCACGTGCACCAGTTCGAGGATCTCGGCGACCAGCGCACCCGAGTGATCGACCGGGTGCAGACGCCGGTGCCCGGCGCGGCGTTGCGGCCGATGTTCCGGTACCGACACCGCCAACTGGCCGACGACCTCGCCGCGCATCGGCGTGCCGCCGCAACCGGCCTGGCCCCGTTGACGATTGCTATCACCGGAGCGTCGGGCCTGGTGGGTACGGCGCTATCGGCATTTCTGGGCACGGGCGGGCACCGCGTCATCCGACTTGTCCGCCGAGCCGCACGCCGACGGGGGGAACGCCAGTGGAATCCCGACGACCCGCACCCGGACCTGCTGGCCGGCGTCGACGCGGTCATCCATTTGGCCGGCGCCTCCATCGCCGGGCGGTTCACCGATGAGCACCGCAAAGCCGTGCATGACAGCAGGATTGGCCCGACGCGTCGACTAGCCGAGCTGGTCGCGCGCGGCCCCGATCGCCCGTCGGCCCTGATCTCGGCCTCGGCGATCGGCTATTACGGATACGACCGCGGCGAGGAGATCCTCACCGAAACCAGTGCACGCGGCGACGGTTTTCTGGCCGACGTCGTCGGCGACTGGGAGGCGGCGACGACCCCCGCTGCCCAAGCCGGCGTGCGGGTGGCGCAGATTCGCACCGGCATCGTGCAGTCCCCGCGCGGGGGCACGCGGAAGCTGCTGCGACCGCTGTTTACCGCCGGGTTGGGCGGCCGGCTCGGCGACGGACACCAATGGTTGTCGTGGATAGGCATCGACGATCTGGTCGAGGTGTATCACCGCGTCCTGTGGGATGCCACATTGTCGGGACCGGTGAATGCCGTTGCCCCCCAACCTGTCCGCAATGCGGAATACACCCGGATCCTCGGCGACGTCCTGCACCGGCCGACGGTGTTACCCGTGCCGCCGCTGGGACCGCGGATCCTGCTCGGCCGGCAGGGGGCGCGCGAACTCGCCTTGGCCAATCAGCGCGTCGGTCCGGAAAAGCTCGCCCGAGCCGGACACGGCTTTCGTCAACCGGAGTTGAGCCAGGCGCTGCGGCACCTCCTCGGGCGCACGGGCTAGCGCCGCGCCGGTAGCAATCCGAACAACCGGCCTTCGCGGCTGCGCCGGTAGGCGTGGGCGCGCAGGTCGGCGAGCCAGCCGGGATACAACGTCAACCCGGGCGCGGTGTTGAGGACCGGATCGAACGACACGTCCGCCTGCTGCGGGTCCATCACAGTCGACAGGTGCAGCCGCGCCAACGGGGTGAAATCGCCTCGCCCGCGGGCCTGGTCGAGCGTCACGTCGATCCCGCCGTGGTCGATGCGCCGTGCGAGGTCGTCGAGCGACAGCCCGTTGCCGCGGATGTCGGTCTCGATGCGGGCGCGTAACCACCACGGACTGTCGCGGTAGCGCACCGGCATCAAATTGGACAGGGTCTGCCCGGTCCAGGAGGTGACCGGGCGCAGCGCCACGGCCCGAGTCAGCACGCCCGATCCCGCGGAGACGAGCAGTATGTCCCACGGCGCGGCGCATGACTGCGGTGCATCGATCCGGATGGCCAGCCCGATGAGATCGGGCAACGATCCCGGCGTTCCGAGCGCCTTGGAGACCCGGACGATGACATCGCTCGACGGCAACGGCAGCCCGCATTGCGCGGGTGCCACGCGTTCGGCACGTCCTTGTGCCAGCACCCCGACCGGATGGAAGAACCGTCGGCCCCGGACGGCGGATCCCACGCGGAACGGCAAAGCAACCACGTCGGCAACACTCACGGGCGGGCTCCTCTTGGTCGTGTCGGTTTGGCGCGCTCCAGCCGGTGACGCCCCGCGTACCCGCCTGTCTGCCGGCCAAACCCCACGCGGCGCGACCACCCGGGCGATTTCATATCAACTATTTAATGTTTAAAATTTTGAATTATGTGGCATGTTGGTGTGACCGGGGCGCTCGACGCGCCGTCGCGCCGGGCCTGTTTGTTGTTGCACCGAAGGGGTACCAACGCGTGAATCCAAGCCGTTCACAACGGCGGCCGACCGACCGTGCGAGGGGTGCTTCGGTGGCAACCGTGCGTTCGTTTCCCCAGCTCCGTTCCGTGGCGCCAATGCCCGATGCCGTTGCGCTGCTGGCCGACCCGGGACAATTGGGCGCCTGGCGTCAAGGGGTGCGACAAGCGGTGCTGGCGGAGGTGGCGGAGTTCGTAGCAGCGCGTTGCGCCGCAGACCTGGGCCCCTGCGGGGTCGACGTAGCGGCCGAGGTATTGACCGAATTCGTCCAGGGCGGCAAATGCCTGCGGTCGACGTTCATGTACCTGGGCTGGCTGTGCGGCGCACCGCCGGACAGCGCGGCGCTCGCGGCGGCCGCCAGCCTGGAACTGCTGCAGGCGTTCGCGCTGCTGCAGGACGACGTGATGGACGCATCGCCGTCCCGGCGCGGCCGTCCGTCAGCGCACGTGCAATTCACCGAGTGGCACCGGCGACGGGGTCGTTCCGGGTCGTCGCAGAAGTTCGGCGAATCGGCCGCCATCCTGCTCGGCGACCTGTGCCTGGTGTGGGCCGAGCAGATGCTGCGCGACAGCGGTGTGCACCAGGGGGCGCTGGGACGCGCCTGGCCTCGCTACGACGCTATGCGCACCGAACTCGCGGTCGGTCAATTCGCCGATGTGGCAACCAATCTGCGTGATCTCCCGACGATGGAATCGGTGCTGGCGGTGGCCCGGATGAAGTCCGGCAACTACACGGTGCGCCGGCCGCTGGAGATCGGCGCCGCCATGGCCGACTGCGACGACGTGGTGCTAGCCGGGCTGAGCGAGTACGGGGCGGCGCTGGGCGAAGCCTTTCAGCTGCGCGACGACATTCTCGGCGTCTTCGGATCACCCACGGCCACCGGCAAACCCAACGGCGGTGACCTGAACGAGCGCAAGGCCACCAGTGTCGTGGTCGCCGCCTACCAGCTTGCCGACGCCTCCACCCGCCGGCAGTTCGGCGAACTGATCAACCGTGACCGCCTAGACGCGGATGCCGTCGAGCATTGGCGCACGCTGATTTTGGCTACCGGCTCCGTGCAATTCATCGAGGAGTTGATCGATGACCGAGTAGCCACCGCACGAAAGGCACTGGACGGCAGACCGTTTGACGAGCTGGCATTGGCCGCGCTGATCGATATGACAGACGTGTGCACCCGGCGGGCCGCATGAACGCCCGACGAGACCGGGTGGTCGTCGTGGGCGCCGGATTCGCGGGCCTGTCCGCGGCGCTGCACCTGGCCGGCCGGGGACGGGAGGTGACGGTCGTCGAGCGCGAGGGCTGGCCCGGCGGCCGAGCGGGACGGCTCGACGTCGCCGGGTATCGCATCGACACTGGGCCCACCGTGCTCACCATGCCCGACATCATCGACGAAACCTTCGCTGCCGCCGGTAAAGACCGCACCCGGTTCGTCGACTTGCAACCGGTGGATCCGGCCTACCGTGCGATGTTCGCCGACGGCAGCAGCATCGACGTGCACGCCGACGCCGACCGGATGACCGCCGCGGTACGCGAATTCGCCGGCCCGGAACAAGCCGCAGGGTACCTGCGATTGCGCGCGTGGCTGGAACGGCTGTACTGCACCGAGTTCGATGGATTCATCGGCGCCAACTTCCACTCACCACTGTCGCTGGTCAACAAGCGGCTGGTGCAACTGTCGGCGATCGGTGGATTCCGGCGCTGGGACACCATGGTCAAACGCCATATCGGCGACCCGCGGCTACGGCGGATCTTCACGTTCCAGTCGCTGTATGCCGGTGTCGCGCCGCAACACGCCTTGGCGGTCTATGCGGTGATCGCCTATATGGACACGGTCGCCGGGGTCTTCTTCCCACGCGGCGGGGTGCGCGCCCTGCCCGATGGCCTCGCGGCCGCAGCGGTCGAGGCTGGCGTTGAATTCCGGTACGGTGCAACGGTTTCTGCGCTGGAGCGGGCGGGGGCCCGGGTCACGGCGGTGCGCACCGTCGACGGCGAGCGCATCCGGTGCGATGCCGTCGTGCTGACCACCGAGCTGCCGCAGACCTACGCACTGCTGGGGCGGCGGCCGCGCCGGTTGGCACCGCTACGCCCCGCGCCCTCGGCGGTGGTCATGCACGTCGGATTCCGCCCCGCCGACGCGACACCGCACGCGCATCACACCATCCTGTTCGGCGAGTCGTGGGAGCAGACGTTCACCGACATCATCCGCCATGGCCGGACCATGCGGGACCCGTCGCTGTTGGTGGCCCGCCCCACCGTCAGCGACCCCACCCTGGCGCCGGACGGACGCGGCCTGCTTTACGTGTTGGCCCCGGCGCCGAACCTGTCCCGTGGTGACATCGATTGGTCGCGGCACGGCGAGGCCTACGCCGGCACCCTGCTGGATGCGGTACGCGACCGCCTGCTGCCCGAGTTGGGCGAGGGCGCCGAACTGCTGGGCGTGTCCACCCCCGCCGATTGGGCCAGCCAGGGCATGGCGGCCGGGACGCCGTTCGCGCTTGCCCACACCTTCGCCCAAACCGGGCCGTTCCGGCCGGCCAACACCGTGCGCGGAATCGCGAACGCCGTGCTGGCCGGGTCGTCGACCGTGCCGGGTGTGGGGGTACCGACGACGATGATCTCCGGACGGCTGGCCGCGGACCGCATCACCGGGTCGGACTCCCAAACACACGGGGCGGCAAGGGTGCTGGATCTGAAGGTGCCGCTGCCATGATCCGCACCGAACTGGACGCGGCCGGTGTCGCCGACCCGACGCTTCGCCTGGCCTATCGGCACTGCCGGCAAATCGCCGCCAAGCACGGCCGCACCTACTTCCTGGCCACTCGGCTGCTGGCCCCCGACCAACGTCCGGCCGTGCACGCGCTGTACGGCTTCGCCCGCCACGCCGATGACATTCTCGACGAATTCGACCCGACGCTGGACACCGCCGCGCGCGCACGACGCCTGCAGCGGCTCTCCGATCACCTCTTCGCCGCCGAGCGGCATCCCGCGGAGCCGGTGATCGCGGCGGTCACCGACACCATCGGCCGCTACGGCATCGCCACCGACCTGTTCGAGGACTTCCTCACCTCGATGGAGATGGATCTCACCGTCACCGACTATCCCACCCGCGACGCCCTCAACGTCTACATGCGCGGCTCGGCGGAAGTGATTGGCTTGCAAATGCTTCCGATCCTGGGAACCGTCGCAGGGCCGGACGAGGCGGCGCCGCATGCGGCCGCCCTGGGCCGCGCCTTTCAACTCACCAACTTCCTGCGCGACGTCGACGAGGACCTGCAACGCAACCGGATCTACCTGCCCGCCGACGAACTCGCGAGCTTCGATGTCGACCGCCAATTGCTGCTGTGGTGTCACGAGCACCGCCGCACCGATCCGCGGGTGCGTGCCGCGCTGGCGGCCCAGCACGAGATCACCCGCAAGATCTACCGGTTCGCCGCCGAGGGCATCGCAGCGCTGGCTCCGCGCTCGCGCCCCTGCGTCAGCACCGCGTTGACGCTGTACTCGGAGATCCTCGATCGCATTGCGGCAAGCGACTTCTCGGTATTCAGCGGCCGGGCGAGTGTCGCAACGTCGCGACGACTCCGCGTTGCCGCGGGCGGCCTGCTGCGATCGTGGCGGCTGCGACTCGCCGAAGCCGGGCAGCAGAATCGCGGTGCGGCGTGACCGACCGTTGGCAATACCTGATCGTGTTGGGGTTGTGCGTGGCGATCACCGCACCGCTGGAATTCTTCGGCCCGGGGGTCTACCGGCAGCCACTTCGGCTGCTGCGCGCGGTGCTTCCGGTGGCCGCCGTGTTCCTGGTCTGGGACGCCGTCGCCATCGCCGCCGAGGTGTGGACCTACAACGGCGCCTACATCAGCGGCCTGCACATTCCGTTCGGGATACCCATCGAGGAAGTGCTGTTCTTCGTGGTGATTCCGTTGTGCGGCTTGCTGACCTACAACGCGGTGACCGCCATCCTGGCGCGGAGCAAACGCCGATGACCGGGCTGGGCTACACCGTGCCCGCCGTCGCATCGGTGTTGGCGGTGATCGGGCTGGAATTCACGTTGCTGCATACCGGGTTGTTCCGCCGGCTCGGGTACTGGTTGTCGATGCTGATCGTGCTCGGTTTCCAGGTGCCGGTGGACGGCTGGCTGACCAAGACCAGCGCGCCGGTGGTGATCTACAACGGCCGCGACACCAGCGGGGTGCGGTTCCCGCTCGACATCCCGATCGAGGACTTCCTGTTCGGCTTCGCACTGGTCACCGCCGTCCTGCTGCTGTGGGAGTACCAGCGTGCGCATCGATAGCCGGGGTCTGCCCCGCCGCGACGTGCCGAGCGCCTTCGACGTTGGGGCGCGCGCGTATGACCGGCTGGTCGGCGCCAACCCGGGCTACCACGCCGGTCTCCAGCTCTGCGCGCGCCGGATGCGAATACCCGACCGCGGCCGGGGGCTGCGGCTGCTGGACGCGGGCTGCGGCACCGGTGCGTCCACGGCGGCGCTGCTTCGGGTGGCTCCCGAGGCCCAGATCGTCGCGGTCGACGCCGCGGGCGCAATGCTGGCCGCCGCGCGGGCCAAGCGTTGGCCCGCGTCGGTCCGATTCGTACACGCGCGTATCGAGGAGCTCACCGCGCACGGCGTCAGCGGCCCATTCGACGGCATCCTGGCCGCCTACCTGCTGCGCAACCTGGCCGACCCGGATGCTGCGCTGCGCGCATTCCGCGACCTGCTGCGCCCGGGCGGCACGCTGGCGGTGCACGAATACTCGGTGCGCGATTCCCCTGCGGCGACGTGGATTTGGCATGCGGTGTGTTGGGGCATCATCATTCCGGCCGGCTGGTGGCACACGCGGGACACGGTGTTGTACCGGCATCTGTGGCGCAGTGTGCTGGCGTTCGACGGGGCCGCGCAATTCCGCAGCCGAATGAGCGACGCGGGCTTCGTCGCGGTGCACCACGACACCGTGGCGGGCTGGGAACGCAATGTCGTGCACACCTTCGTGGGGGTGGCGCCGTGACGATCGACGGCCGCCGCCACCGCCGCCCCGCACCCCCCGGGCTGCCCGACGCAAGCGCGCTGTCGTCCCGCCCCCGGGCCGTGGTGGTCGGCGCCGGCATTGCCGGGCTGACTGCGGCCACCGCCCTGGCCGAGCGCGGCGTCGCCGTCGACGTGGTGGAGCGCGAACCCTACCTGGGCGGGCGGGTGGGCGGCTGGACCGAGCCCGCAAACTCACACGGGGACAACGGCTTCCCGATGAACCGGGGATTCCACGCCTTCTTCCGCCAGTACTACAACCTGCGGTCGCTGCTGCGCCGCGTCGACCCGCAGCTGCGGATGCTGGTACCCGTCGACGACTACCCGTTGGTCGACGGTGCGGGCCGGCGAGACACTTTTCGAGGACTGCCGAGAACACCGCCGTGGAACGCACTTGTATTCGCGTTGCGCAGCCCCACATTTCGATTCGGCGATTTACTGCGCCTGGACGCCCGCGCCGCCGCCCCGCTGGCCGCCGTGTCGGTGCCGGACGTCTACTCCCAGCTCGATCACATCGACGCCGAGACCTTCCTGAAGAGCATCAACTTTCCGCAGTCCGCTCGGCATCTCGCGTTCGAGGTGTTCTCCCGCAGCTTCTTCGCCGCACCGGAGCAGCTCTCGGCCGCCGAACTGGCGACGATGTTCCACATCTACTTCCTCGGCTCCAGCGAGGGCCTCATCTTCGACGTCGCGAACGCGAATTTCGACGCGAGCCTGTGGAATCCGCTGCACCAGTACCTGCAGGACCGGGGTGTTCGGGTGCACCTCGACACCGCGGTGCGGCGGATCAACCTGTACACCGCGGCGTCCGGATACGTCGAAACGCATTCGGGAGACCGAC
This Mycobacterium simiae DNA region includes the following protein-coding sequences:
- a CDS encoding FAD-dependent oxidoreductase — encoded protein: MTIDGRRHRRPAPPGLPDASALSSRPRAVVVGAGIAGLTAATALAERGVAVDVVEREPYLGGRVGGWTEPANSHGDNGFPMNRGFHAFFRQYYNLRSLLRRVDPQLRMLVPVDDYPLVDGAGRRDTFRGLPRTPPWNALVFALRSPTFRFGDLLRLDARAAAPLAAVSVPDVYSQLDHIDAETFLKSINFPQSARHLAFEVFSRSFFAAPEQLSAAELATMFHIYFLGSSEGLIFDVANANFDASLWNPLHQYLQDRGVRVHLDTAVRRINLYTAASGYVETHSGDRLNADAVVLATDVRGLQQVVAASPGLGDNRWRARIHELRTAPPFVVHRLWLDRPVDSGRPPFLGTSGHPPLDNISVLERYEREAATWARRSRGSVIELHYYAVDSDTSPEDGIRQLHRMYPETATARVLHQCVLHHSDCPLFAPGTHARRPTVTTPHPVLMLAGDGIRVDLPVALMERAATTGWVAANRLLSGWGLAGHELSTVPLGGRSKLLRSLAQRQRRTR